In Macaca nemestrina isolate mMacNem1 chromosome 11, mMacNem.hap1, whole genome shotgun sequence, a single window of DNA contains:
- the LOC105483368 gene encoding lupus La protein translates to MAENGDNEKMAALEAKICHQIEYYFGDFNLPRDKFLKEQIKLDEGWVPLEIMIKFNRLNRLTTDFNVIVEALSKSKAELMEISEDKTKIRRSPSKPLPEVTDEYKNDVKNRSVYIKGFPTDATLDDIKEWLEDKGQVLNIQMRRTLHKAFKGSIFVVFDSIESAKKFVETPDQKYKETDLLILFKDDYFAKKNEERKQNKVEAKLRAKQEQEAKQKLEEDAEMKSLEEKIGCLLKFSGDLDDQTCREDLHILFSNHGEIKWIDFVRGAKEGIILFKEKAKEALGKAKDANNGNLQLRNKEVTWEVLEGEVEKEALKKIIEDQQESLNKWKSKGRRFKGKGKGNKAAQPGSGKGKVQFQGKKTKFASDEHDEHDEHDENGATGPVKRAREETDKEEPASKQQKTENGAGDQ, encoded by the exons ATGGCTGAAAATGGTGATAATGAAAAGATGGCTGCCCTGGAGGCCAAAATCTGTCATCAAATTGAG TATTATTTTGGCGACTTCAATTTGCCACGGGACAAGTTTCTAAAGGAACAGATAAAACTGGATGAAGGCTGGGTACCTTtggaaataatgataaaattcaacag GTTGAACCGTCTAACAACAGACTTTAATGTAATTGTGGAAGCATTGAGCAAATCCAAGGCAGAACTCATGGAAATCAGTGAAGATAAAACTAAAATCAGAAGGTCTCCAAGCAAACCCCTACCTGAAGTGACTGATGAgtataaaaatgatgtaaaaaACAGATCTGTTTATATT AAAGGCTTCCCAACTGATGCAACTCTTGATGACATAAAAGAATGGTTAGAAGATAAAGGTCAAGTACTAAATATTCAGATGAGAAGAACATTGCATAAAGCATTTAAG GGAtcaatttttgttgtgtttgatAGCATTGAATCTGCTAAGAAGTTTGTAGAGACCCCTGACCAGAAGTACAAAGAAACAGACCTGCTAATACTTTTCAA GGATGATTACTTTgccaaaaaaaatgaagaaagaaaacaaaacaaagtggaAGCTAAATTAAGAGCTAAACA agagcaagaagcaaaacaaaagttAGAAGAAGATGCTGAAATG aaatctCTAGAAGAAAAGATTGGATGCTTGCTGAAATTTTCAGGTGATTTAGATGATCAGACCTGTAGAGAAGATTTACACATACTTTTCTCAAATCATGGTGAAATAAAATGGATAGACTTCGTCAGAGGAGCAAAAGAG GGGATaattctatttaaagaaaaagccAAGGAAGCTTTGGGTAAAGCCAAAGATGCAAATAATGGTAACCTACAATTAAGGAACAAAGAAGTGACTTGGGAAGTACTAGAAGGAGAGGTGGAAAAAGAagcactgaaaaaaataatagaagaccAACAAGAATCCCTAAACAAATGGAAGTCAAAAG GTCGTAGatttaaaggaaaaggaaagggtaATAAAGCTGCCCAGCCTGGGTCTGGTAAAGGAAAAGTACAGTTTCAGGGCAAGAAAACGAAATTTGCTAGTGATGAACATGATGAACATGATGAACATGATGAAAATGGTGCAACTG GACCTGTGAAAAGAGcaagagaagaaacagacaaagaagAACCTGcatccaaacaacagaaaacagaaaatggtgCTGGAGACCAGTAG